Proteins found in one Labrus bergylta chromosome 8, fLabBer1.1, whole genome shotgun sequence genomic segment:
- the LOC110003068 gene encoding gamma-aminobutyric acid type B receptor subunit 2-like isoform X3: MLWLILLDVLVLVSWQILDPLRRVELQQSLQSDLSGQDVVLRLSSECCSGIKMELWLTAVYGYKGPLLGLGCFVAWSIRCVQVDHPAVSSKQLTLSMFAVTVFSVSGATGSLLTSHNPPVQFCVVSSLVLCCNIFTLSCMFGPKFVYVCFHGSELQQPLELRAAEDEEDEQLRRLNLLLKSHTEQLDLEIETISMQLCKESESADSDLTLLNTTRGRNNAGEGRSVVSALICSEDTNSDRKPLSPDDINSPEHMQRRLSVQLPILHHSYMPVIGGVSASSSSLFGSREAFVHHDLLKATS; the protein is encoded by the exons aGCGACTTGTCTGGTCAGGACGTCGTCCTCCGCCTCTCCTCTGAATGCTGCAGCGGCATCAAGATGGAGCTGTGGCTCACTGCTGTCTACGGATACAAaggccccctgctg GGTCTGGGATGTTTTGTGGCGTGGAGCATCAGGTGCGTGCAGGTGGATCACCCTGCGGTCAGCAGCAAACAGCTGACTCTCAGTATGTTTGCTGTGACCGTGTTCAGCGTGTCCGGGGCGACAGGGTCTCTGCTGACGTCCCATAATCCTCCTGTGCAGTTCTGTGTGGTCAGCAGCCTCGTCCTCTGCTGCAACATCTTCACTCTGAGCTGCATGTTCGGCCCTAAG tttgtgtacgtgtgtttccatggcagtgagctgcagcagcctctGGAGCTGCGGGCTGCAGAAGACGAGGAAGACGAGCAGCTGAGGAGGTTAAACCTGCTGCTGAAGAGTCACACTGAGCAG ctgGATTTAGAAATAGAAACCATCAGTATGCAGCTCTGTAAAGAGTCAGAGTCGGCTGATTCTGACCTGACGCTCCTCAACACGACGAGAGGAAGAAACAATG CAGGTGAAGGCCGATCTGTTGTGTCGGCTCTGATCTGTTCTGAGGACACAAACTCTGACAGGAAACCTCTGAGTCCAGACGACATCAACTCTCCTGAACA CATGCAGCGCCGTCTCTCCGTCCAGCTGCCCATCCTCCATCACTCCTACATGCCCGTCATCGGGGGCGTCAGCGCCAGCAGCTCCAGCCTGTTTGGGAGCCGGGAGGCCTTCGTTCACCACGACCTGCTGAAGGCGACTTcctga
- the LOC136179890 gene encoding uncharacterized protein: MLSFKMFLCALTLTLLAVSLEASKGGGTPNYNYDLSGSDLTRLYNSRVYKAERMKRPLDGSSVIFGPFSHSGVRVTLIDGAQWLVHKGGNYGISSDTVVVDVRHMGPQWRVVETAEFEGRKTVADFVAAGGSDYSLIFDNCHMGSRRMMNQ; this comes from the exons ATGCTGTCCTtcaaaatgttcctctgtgCTCTCACTCTGACTCTGCTGGCTGTCAGCTTGGAGGCCTCCAAGGGTG GTGGAACCCCGAACTATAACTACGACTTGTCAGGGTCGGACCTGACTCGGCTCTACAACTCTCGGGTGTACAAAGCAGAAAGGATGAAGAGGCCGCTGGATGGGAGTTCTGTTATATTTGGACCATTCAGCCACTCCGGAGTCAG GGTGACTCTGATTGATGGCGCTCAGTGGCTCGTTCACAAAGGAGGAAACTACGGCATCTCCTCTGACACAGTGGTGGTTGACGTTCGACACATGGGTCCACAGTGGAGG GTCGTTGAAACTGCAGAATTCGAGGGCAGGAAGACGGTAGCTGACTTTGTGGCGGCCGGCGGCTCCGACTACAGCCTCATCTTCGATAACTGTCACATGGGATCTCGTCGCATGATGAATCAATGA